A window of uncultured Methanoregula sp. genomic DNA:
GATGAAACCTATCGTTCGATCAGATGGATATGTTCATCCGTCTTTTTTGCCAGTGCATCCTTTCCCTGGAGCCGGGCCACATCGGAGATGGCCTCGAGCACATGCACGGACTCTTCCAGAAAGGAGAGCAGGTCCGCCGGAAAAACCTCGATGCCGTATTCATCCTGCAAATAAACGGCAATCTGGCGGTGATCGAGGCCGTTCTCCCGGAGCTCGATCACTTTCTTGGCGAATTTTTTTTCAGGGCATCCGCAGAGAGGGGATTCGCGGCAGTCGCAGCGGAGGAATTCATTGAAAAAAGCAAGGATCTGTTCCCTCACTGCATAATCCAGGGCATCGTAGTTGATATGCGAGCAGAGGGTTTCAAGCATGTTTCCTGAAAAGGCAAGCTCGGGCAGGCGATAGCCGGCAAGCCGCTCCAGTTTCTTTGCATTCCTGAACCGGGCCCGGTCAGCAATCAATCGTCGTCACCGGTGGACTCATCAAAATTCTTGAGCGAGGTCATACCTTCGTTCATGCGCTCGCATTCGATAAGCCATTCATCGAAGAGGGTCGGGTTCTCGAGATCGTCCTTGACATATTTGCCGCAGCAGGCTGCACCGTCAATAACGCTGGCCCCGATATTTGCAGCGCATTCAAGGGCAAGTTCCATATCCTTCTCGATCTGGTCGCGGCCTTTCTTGACAAGCGTCTTGATATCCTTGTCAAATTCGCCGGCAATATATTTGCGGCACCCGGCAAAGAGGGCAACTTTTGGCAGCTGGAGGATCTGTACCAGCTCCCCAAGCTCTCCTTCGGGAGGGGCGGACATGACGATCGCTTCGACCTGGGCAAGCTTGTCAAGAGTCTCATCCATGGTGAACCGCTTGTTCTGGTAGAGCTTGACAATCTTCAGGACCGAGATGGTGATATCTACGGCGAATCCGTCCAGGATCCGGAAGCCTTCGGGCAGTTCCTCGCTCTTTGGGTCTACCTCAAAACTCGATTCCGAGAGCGTCTTGAGCCAGTTGTCCCATCGCTCCTGGTTATAGAAGATGTAGAACAACTTGAGCGGCTCTTCTTCGGTTTTCTTTGTCGCCTTTTTCGCCATTTCAGTACAGTATTCCCTCCCGTGATTAAATGATTTCGTTATCAGGGGATTTTTCATGGGAAGATTTTAAAAAACTCCGGGCCGCCTGCTCCATAAACTTTCTCCGCCAATGGTTATCATCCTTGAAAGGCAATAATTCAGGGACATGTTTTCCGGGAAGAACGATCAGTGTGAAAAAGAAGAACCGTCCCGGGTCGTAATGGCCCGTTACGGGGAGCTCTTTTTAAAAAGCGAGCCCGTGAAACACCATTTTATCGGCATACTCCTGCGCAATATACGGCATGCCCTGACTTCCTCGGGAATCACCTGCCGGTACGAGACGCCACGCGGTCGTATCCTTATCCATACCGATGATCCGGATCGGACCGCAGACATTGTATCAAAGATATTTGGTATCGTTGACGTGAGCGTATGCTATATAACCGGCAGCCGGTTTGAAGACATATCCGGAGGGGCAGTCAGGCTTGCCCAAAAACACCTGCATCCCGGGAAAACCTTTGCCGTCCGCGCAAAACGCCAGCATAAGACCGGCCCGGACAGCCAGGAACTCGGCGCACGGATAGGCTCGGAGATCTTCGAGGCCATACCGGGTCTCACCGTTGACCTTGGAACTCCGGATTACGAAGTCTTCGTGGAAGTGAGGGATTTCGGCGGGCTTGTCTATGATGCCCGCATAAAAGGGCCCGGCGGCCTGCCCTGGGGAACGCAGGGGAGGGCGCTTGTCCTCCTCTCATCCGGGATCGATTCCCCCGTTGCTTCATGGCTTATGATGAAGAGGGGGTGCGAGATCACGCACCTGTATCTCGATGCCGGCCGATGGGCGGGAGCGGATGTTACCGATGCCGCGATCGATAATCACCGGAAACTCTCGCTCTGGTGCCCGGGCAATCCGCTTCCTATGGTGATTGCAAAGAACGAGCAGCTCTTTGACGAGATGAGCCGGCTTAAGGTTCCGCCCCGGTACCGCTGCGTGATCTGCAAACGGTTCATGCAGCGGGTGGCCGCAGAACTGATGGCAAAAGAGGGGGCGCAGGCAATCGTAACCGGGGAGAACCTCGGGCAGGTTGCGTCCCAGACCCTTGCCAACCTCTCGGTGATCTCCGATGCGGTCACGGTGCCGGTTCTTCGCCCGCTCATAACGTACGACAAGGAGGAGACGATCACCCTTGCCCGCAGGATCGGGACGTTCGATGCAAAGCCCGGGGATCTTGCCTGCCGGGCAGTCCCGAAGATGCCGGCAACTGCAGCGGTTGTTGAGGATGTCAGGGATTATGAACAGCAGCTGGAAATTGGAAAACTGGTAAAGCAGGCCTGTTCGGATCTGCGTTTTGTAACGGCACTAAACGGCAGTATTCCCGGATAATTTTTCAGAGCAGGTCCTGCGCAGTCCTGATGATCGTCCGGAGAGCTTTTACCCGGGCAAATCCCTTGTCATTGGATTCGACCACCGTCCAGGGAGCAGCCTCCGTACTTGTCCGGGCCAGCATCTCATCCACCGCTTCTTCGTACTGGTCCCATTTTTCCCGGTTCCTCCAGTCCTCGTCAGTTATCTTGTATGTCTTGAGAGGATCGTCTGCGCGCTGCTGGAACCGCTTGAGCTGCTCGTCCTTGCTGATCTCAAGCCAGAATTTTACAATCCCCCCGCCGGATGAATAGATGAAATCCTCCTCCATCTCATTGATCTCCTGGTAAGCCCGCTGCCAGTCGGTTTCAGAACAGTACCCCTCCACCCGTTCAACCAGAACTCTTCCGTACCAGCTCCGGTCGAAGATGGCAATATCCCCGCCGGTGGGAAAATGCTTGATGAATCTCCTGAGGTAGTGATATTGCCGCTCGTGATCGGTGGGTGCGGATATGGGGACAACATAGTATCCCAGCGGGTTCATGTACCGGGTCACCCGTGTGATGTTTCCCCCTTTTCCTGCCGCATCCCATCCCTCGTAAGCTACCATCAGCGGGATCTTCCGCTTGAAGAGGAGGTAATGCAGTTCAAGCATCTCGATCTGAAGATTGCTGAGCGTCTGGTGGCATTCGTCTTTGGTATACACTTCGCCCGGAGATGCTCTTCGCTGAACCGTTGTTTTCTTAGGTTTTGCCGTCTCTTTCTGCCGGGTTTTCCTGGATTTGGCATCTTTTCCCGCGTCAATATTCTTCTCCAGGCTTTTTATCAGGGTTGAGAAGATCTTCAGGATCGCATACCGGCGATCGGTTGCCTCGATGAGCGTCCACGGGGCATTTTCCGAATCGGTTTTTTCTATGAATTCATCGATGAGGGGAAGCGAATCATCGTAATGCCGGTGAACGTTCCAGATGGAGGGTGTAACGAGCCATGCGGTCAGGGGATTTCGTTCCCGCTCCTCGAGCCGCAGTTTCTGTTCATCCTTGGATATATGCAGGAAAAATTTGATGAGTATCGTATTGTTGTCATACAGCAGTTTTTCGAAACTGTTGATCTGTTTTGCCCTTCCTTTCAGGGATTTCTGCCAGGTATGTTTCTGGAGCTCTTCAGAGATTGCACGGCTGTACCAGCTCCTGGCAAAGATGGCGATCCGGCCCCGGGGGGGAGTCCTTAACCAGAACCGCCAGAGGAACTGGTGGGCGCGTTCTTCTTCGGTGGGTTTCTCGATGGCATGGAGGGCAAAACCGCGGGGATCCAGTGCCTGGATGATCTCGTGCACGGCCATGGTGATACCGGCTGCATTCCAGCCCTCAATGACGATAATGGTGGGGATATTCCGGTCGCGGAGTGTCCTCTGGAGGATACCCAGGCGCTCTTTCAAGTCTTCGAGCGATTTCTCGTACGTGCTCTCATTTGCAGTCTTCGAAAGATCCAGTTTTTCAAGCATCCTGCACCTGCCCCCGGGAAATTCAGAGTTATCCGATAACGTTCAATCGATTCATAGCTGATTGCGGTTAAAAAGGTTACCTGTCATAAATCCCGGCCGGAATCCGGATTGCATGAAAAGAACCAGTGACCTGAGTGAAAAAAAGGTTCCCGATCCTGCCACATTCCGGCAGATGAATGCGGAGTAAATCCATTACTCCGTTCCCGCGAATCTTCCGTGGGCTTCCCGATTTTATCGAGGGTATACCCGCGGGGGTCGAGTGCATGGACGATCTCGTGGCGGGCCATCGGGATACCGGTCGCGCTCCACCTTTCGATCATGATAATAACCGGGATCTTCTGCTCGCGGAGGGTGCGCTTGAGGAGATTTAGCGTTTGTTTGTACTCTTCGAGTGTTGCCTCGTATTCTGTTTCGTCCGTGGTTTTTGTTAGATAGAGTTTGTCGGGTATGTTTCCGCTCTGTTCTGCCGGGAGTGGTTCACGTGTTCGCAGGGAATGGGGGGATAAGGGTTTGTGGGGGGAGTGGGATGTGCGAGGTATCTTGTTGCTGAATCTTAGTTGAAATCTGACGGAGCCATGAGTAAATTGAATGGGTGGCAATTCCTCTTTTGCAAAGATAAGGGCTGCTGATGTCCCCATACTCTGTTAAGATAAATGCCGCCGCCCCCGACGGGGCGCTCCCGCGGCGGATCAATGACTACCAGAAAAATCATTGTCCCCGCTATGCGTCGGAGAGGAGCGCAGGGGGGAACCCCACATACCAGAAATTTTCATAATCCGGGTGTGAATGCCCGTTGATGGGTGTTTCTACAGCCCAAAAAATTTAACATGACTTCGCAAAAAAAATCCATCACACCCTCACCCCTAAAAATTTTTTTCCGCAGGGTATGGGGAGAATTCTATTCGGCCGGGACCGCGAAAAATGTTGCCGATGAATGGGACTTGGGGACTTTCATGCCATCTTCGATGAGTCCCCGGATATGCATCTCGATTGCTTCGTGCATCCGCTCTTCTGTCTCCTCGCGTGTCTTCCCTGTTGCTATACACCCGGGGAGATCGGGGGAATATGCCGAATAGTTTTTTCCCGTTTTTTCAATTACTACGAGGAATCTGTGCATGTATGATCATTCCTTGAATTGTGCTTGCTTAAAGATACTGTTCAACGTGCCTGGTGCCAGTTCATCAGTCAGGTGACCGGCAATGGTGATCCTGCCGGTTTTTTATGGATGTCTGAACTGGCGATGACTTCCTTTCGTTGCAACAAGGTACCATCCATCTGTCTCAATTATCTTGATAATCTCGCGGACTTTCAGGATGGAACCTCCTGGTTTTATAATCCTTGGATGTAGTTGCTCATTATGTTTGTCTGTTGGGTGGAAAAATCTGTCAGAACGACCGGAAAGAAGTGATTATGAGATTATTGTATGGCACAGTCTGGTTCGCCCGCGTGTCTTCCTATCGCAATCCCGCTTCTTCAGCCCCGGCCCACACATTTTCTGACAGCCCCTGCCTGAAGTACGGTTGAGCAGTTGTGGCAAGAAAAATTTTAACCGGGCTTCGAAATAATCCGTCCTCTGCTCAAATTGTGCTAGCCGATCAATCAGAGTTTGCTTAAAAAAATTTTCAATCGCCCCCTCAGCCCCTGCACGATCATTGCGAGCCTATCAAACGGGAACCGCTCGAATATTTTTCATCAGGGTCTGCTGAAATATTTTCGCAACAAAAAAATTCCGGAAAAAATTTCTAAAAAATCTCCGGAAAAATTTTCAAAATATTTTTTCTGAAAAATTTCCCGGCCCGGGCGAAAAAACCGGGCATCCGGATCCTATCAGCCAACGCCGTAAAACCCCCACAAAATCCCCCTCCCGGAACCCTTCTTTTTTCGGTTTAGAGCTTTTCCAATCCGGCCCCTATACGGGCTCCGATTTCCCGGTTTTCCGGAACGGGGCCCTATGCGGGCCCGGATTGGGATCCGGCAACCCCCTGTTTGATGCGATCCGCCTGGAGGTTTTTGACAAACAGGGGGTCCGGCAGATTATCACGATTTTACACGATTATGGTATACTGCGATTGCGGGACAGTCCATGACAGAAAAAGCCGACTCCGGAAAAGGTGGGTTTCTCCACTTCCCCGCACTCATAGTCCGATCCCGGGCAGCAAACGCTGCTGTAACTCTGTCATACCTGCCTGTTTTTCTCCGACGATAACGTGGGGTAAAATGGGGAAAACCTGGCTGCATTTTCACGAAACCTGGTTGCCGGGTTCAGAAAATGGGGTAATCCGGGGCCGCTACGTGCCCGGATTGGGGGGTGGGAGTGACTGCATCATAATATGGGGAATATTTCTTCCGGAAAATCGTTTTCTCCAGAGCAAAAATAATGGATCAAAAAAATTTCAAAATTTTTATTCCTTCACCATGAGCCCGTTCTCTTTTGCAATCTCCGCAAACGACCGGGCCAGGTGCTCGGCCTGCTTCCGGTTCATGCCGTACGTGTTGAACTTCCAGACCTTTGTCGCGCCGGGGATGACGCCAGTTATCCCTTTCTCTTCGAGCGCACTCTGAAGATAGTACCCGCGTTTCTTGTGAGTCTCTGCGATCTTGTCGAACGACTCAATCGTATTGATCCGGGTCATCGTGTGCTTCCGCGGGTATTCCGAGAGGCACTTCGTTCCTTCGATCGAGAGAAGTGCATCCATCACGATCTGGTGGTTTGCAAGTTCCCTCTCGAAATGTTTCACCCGTTCTTTGACATGAGGGAATGAGGCCATCATGCCCACGAGCGTTACGCCCATCAGCGTGCAGCCCATCATCTCGGGTTCCTTGATCCCGAATTTGCGGTTGGTCACATCGCCGGTAATGGCAGTTGTGCGGAAAACTTCGGAAGCCCGCTCGGCAGTTGCGGCCAGGATGCCTGAGGGGGCAGGGGCTGCCATGCTCTTGTGACCGGACCCGACAACAAAATCGACCCCGAGATCCTTGCCATTGACCGGGAGGATGCCGACCGTGTATGCGCCATTGTACAGGATCGGGATATCGTACTGCCGGGTGATCTTGGCAATTGCTTTTACATCATGCATGTTGCCGTACTGGTAATCGACATGGTCGATGAAGGCGAGAACGGGAGGCCTGCCGAATTCGCGTTTGATCTCCTCGATCTTTTCTGCAACCGCGTCGGGCGTGACCATCTTGTTGTCGCCAACCCGGATCTCACGGGGTATACCCCCTGATTCCTCAACGGCAAGGAATTCAGTGTAATGCGAGAGCGAGGTCAGGAGGACCGGGTCGCCTTTCTGCACGTACGTGTGTGCAACCGCCTGGAATCCCCTTCTGGCCCCGGGCACGGTCCGGACCGCATCCATGTTCAGCCATGAGGCCACATCCTTGTGGAACTCTGCTATCGGCGGCTTGCTGATATAGTCGAGCCGGTTGGGCTTGCGGCAGTTGTCGCAGACCGAGTACCCGTCGCCATACGCGATGACCGCTTTCATCGCATCCGCCGTGAGCCGGCCGCCGGCCTGGATGGGATCGATATTGATGAACAGCTCGTCAACCTGCCGTGCCTCGATCCCGTTCCCGCACCTCATTTCAGCATCTCCTGTTTGAGCGAGGCAACCTGCCGCTCGAGGTTTTCAAGCAGGCGTAATGCCTGTTCCTTCTGTTTCGTATCGAATTCATGCAAGGGTGCAGTCTCGCGCAAAAGCACCCGGAGATCGGTAAGTGTATAGATTGCCTGGAATGTCATATCGACGGCACGTTTCGACATAATATCACACTACTCATTGGGATTTGCCATGCATTAATTACATGCCCGCATCTGATGCAGGAAGATGGAGGCACTGCCACCGGATACATCTATGCGGTCGCACGGTTATCGCCGCACATTTGTGCGGTTACACGTTTACTGCCGAATTAGTGGTAAACCGGTACGTACCTGCAGGAATTATCATCTCGAACCGTGCACCCTGGCCTGGTTTTCCCGTCTCCCTGATGCTTATACCGGTGATAGCCAGGATCTCACGGGCAAGAAAGAGCCCAAGACCAGTATTTCTTCCAACGCCGCGCTCGAACAGGTGCTCTTTCTCGCTTTCACTGATTCCCTTGCCATTGTCTTCAAGAATTATGAGCAGGTGATCAGAAAATTCAGCGGAAGAGATCGTGATACGGTCAAACGAACTTCCCCCGTGCCTGAGAGAATTATCGATGAGGTTGTAACACACTTTCTCAAGAAGGGGATCGGCAAAGACCTCGATCCGATCAACTCTGTCCTGCCATGAAATGGCCTGGAAAGAGAGCGTTGCTGCGGATTGTCTCAGGCAGTCTGTTATCTTCTGCCACTGGGGGATCATTACACCAAGGTGTTCGTAATCCCGGGTGAAGAGGATCTGGTGCTGCAGGTTTTGGGTAATCTTCTTCTCCCGGTCAATAATTTCTTCCTGTTTTTTCGGGTTTTTCAGATTATCCCCGGCAAGGAGGAACAATCCGTCAAGCACCATGATCTGGTTGAGGATATCGTGCCTTGTCATGCTCGAGAGCAGGTTCAGCTTCCGGTTCACCTGGCGGAGCGCATTCTCCACCTGCTTTCGCTCGGATATATCCCGGATAACCGATATGATGATGGATTCATTGTTCATGACTTCTGAAAATGAACTCACTTCAACCGGGAAGACCGATCCATCCTTCTTCCGGTGAACTGTTTCGAAAATAATTCCAGTGTTCGAAGCTTTATTCATCTGGCCGCGGGCAATGGAAATATTCTCATTATAGCGGAAATCAAAGATCGTCATGTTCAGCAGTTCATCCCGCGAGTACCCGTAAACCGTGATGGCAGTCTTGTTGAAATCCAGGATGCGCCCGTCGGTTTTCCGGATATAGACAATCGTGTCCCGGGAATTTTCAAACAATACCTTATGGCGCAGGGCGGTCTCTTCAGCCCTCCGCTGGTCGGTGATATCATTGCCAATGCAGAGTATCCCCTCGAAATTGCCTTTTTCATCGAGCAGCAGTTTGTTCCACCAGTGTACCCAGACCCGATCACCAGAACGGGTGATATTCTCGTTGATATTGTCCTGGTATTGTTCTGCATGAACGATAATTTCCTTAATGAGGCTCGTGAGATTCCGGTTGGTGCCGGACTCGGTTTCAGGTACTATGGTCCCGACAACCGGTTTCCCGATTATCTCGGTTTTGCGGTACCCGAAAAATTCCTGTGCATAGTTGTTGAAGAACGTGACACAGCCGGATTTATCCAGTTTCAGGATAATGGCATTGGCATTTTCCACAAGTTCGCGATATTTTTCCTCGCTTCGCCGCAGCGCGTTCTGTGCATCCAGGCGCTCTGACGCTTTGGTTATCTTGTGGGCCAGTTCGGCAAACTGCGAGCGGGGATCGCCGCCTTTCTGGAGATAAAAATCCACACCGTTATTGATGGCCTCGATCACGATCTCCTCCCTGCCTTTTCCGGTAAAAAGAATGAATGGCAGGTCATGGTAGCGGCTCCGGACCGTTTTTAAAAGAGCAATCCCGTCGGTTTCAGGCATCTGGTAATCCGAGACAATGACATCGTAGGATCCGGATTCCAGCATCCCGAGCGCAATCTTTGCAGAATTTGCCGTATCAACACGGAATTTTCCCATCTTTTTTAAAAAAACGCTGGTTATTTCGAGAAGTATCTCTTCATCATCGACATATAATACGGAAATAGTATCGGCGGTCGCCATATTGTATCCAGTTTTTATCTCTTTTCGGGTTACAGGACGGGGAATCTTACCGGATATCAAAGAACAATGCACACGAGCCGGATATCTCGCTCTGTCCTGGAAAACAACATCTTCCATTCAGGTACACGCATTTTTGTCTGCATGAAAAGCACATCGCAGTAGGCAATCGTTCTGGTGATAATGTATCCGGATAGGTCAGCGGGCGGCAAGGGATGTATCGT
This region includes:
- a CDS encoding DUF5814 domain-containing protein; protein product: MIADRARFRNAKKLERLAGYRLPELAFSGNMLETLCSHINYDALDYAVREQILAFFNEFLRCDCRESPLCGCPEKKFAKKVIELRENGLDHRQIAVYLQDEYGIEVFPADLLSFLEESVHVLEAISDVARLQGKDALAKKTDEHIHLIER
- a CDS encoding PAS domain S-box protein — protein: MATADTISVLYVDDEEILLEITSVFLKKMGKFRVDTANSAKIALGMLESGSYDVIVSDYQMPETDGIALLKTVRSRYHDLPFILFTGKGREEIVIEAINNGVDFYLQKGGDPRSQFAELAHKITKASERLDAQNALRRSEEKYRELVENANAIILKLDKSGCVTFFNNYAQEFFGYRKTEIIGKPVVGTIVPETESGTNRNLTSLIKEIIVHAEQYQDNINENITRSGDRVWVHWWNKLLLDEKGNFEGILCIGNDITDQRRAEETALRHKVLFENSRDTIVYIRKTDGRILDFNKTAITVYGYSRDELLNMTIFDFRYNENISIARGQMNKASNTGIIFETVHRKKDGSVFPVEVSSFSEVMNNESIIISVIRDISERKQVENALRQVNRKLNLLSSMTRHDILNQIMVLDGLFLLAGDNLKNPKKQEEIIDREKKITQNLQHQILFTRDYEHLGVMIPQWQKITDCLRQSAATLSFQAISWQDRVDRIEVFADPLLEKVCYNLIDNSLRHGGSSFDRITISSAEFSDHLLIILEDNGKGISESEKEHLFERGVGRNTGLGLFLAREILAITGISIRETGKPGQGARFEMIIPAGTYRFTTNSAVNV
- a CDS encoding DUF2150 family protein; translated protein: MAKKATKKTEEEPLKLFYIFYNQERWDNWLKTLSESSFEVDPKSEELPEGFRILDGFAVDITISVLKIVKLYQNKRFTMDETLDKLAQVEAIVMSAPPEGELGELVQILQLPKVALFAGCRKYIAGEFDKDIKTLVKKGRDQIEKDMELALECAANIGASVIDGAACCGKYVKDDLENPTLFDEWLIECERMNEGMTSLKNFDESTGDDD
- the pscS gene encoding O-phospho-L-seryl-tRNA:Cys-tRNA synthase; protein product: MRCGNGIEARQVDELFINIDPIQAGGRLTADAMKAVIAYGDGYSVCDNCRKPNRLDYISKPPIAEFHKDVASWLNMDAVRTVPGARRGFQAVAHTYVQKGDPVLLTSLSHYTEFLAVEESGGIPREIRVGDNKMVTPDAVAEKIEEIKREFGRPPVLAFIDHVDYQYGNMHDVKAIAKITRQYDIPILYNGAYTVGILPVNGKDLGVDFVVGSGHKSMAAPAPSGILAATAERASEVFRTTAITGDVTNRKFGIKEPEMMGCTLMGVTLVGMMASFPHVKERVKHFERELANHQIVMDALLSIEGTKCLSEYPRKHTMTRINTIESFDKIAETHKKRGYYLQSALEEKGITGVIPGATKVWKFNTYGMNRKQAEHLARSFAEIAKENGLMVKE
- a CDS encoding type II toxin-antitoxin system HicB family antitoxin translates to MHRFLVVIEKTGKNYSAYSPDLPGCIATGKTREETEERMHEAIEMHIRGLIEDGMKVPKSHSSATFFAVPAE
- the pap gene encoding polyphosphate:AMP phosphotransferase, whose product is MLEKLDLSKTANESTYEKSLEDLKERLGILQRTLRDRNIPTIIVIEGWNAAGITMAVHEIIQALDPRGFALHAIEKPTEEERAHQFLWRFWLRTPPRGRIAIFARSWYSRAISEELQKHTWQKSLKGRAKQINSFEKLLYDNNTILIKFFLHISKDEQKLRLEERERNPLTAWLVTPSIWNVHRHYDDSLPLIDEFIEKTDSENAPWTLIEATDRRYAILKIFSTLIKSLEKNIDAGKDAKSRKTRQKETAKPKKTTVQRRASPGEVYTKDECHQTLSNLQIEMLELHYLLFKRKIPLMVAYEGWDAAGKGGNITRVTRYMNPLGYYVVPISAPTDHERQYHYLRRFIKHFPTGGDIAIFDRSWYGRVLVERVEGYCSETDWQRAYQEINEMEEDFIYSSGGGIVKFWLEISKDEQLKRFQQRADDPLKTYKITDEDWRNREKWDQYEEAVDEMLARTSTEAAPWTVVESNDKGFARVKALRTIIRTAQDLL
- the thiI gene encoding tRNA uracil 4-sulfurtransferase ThiI — translated: MFSGKNDQCEKEEPSRVVMARYGELFLKSEPVKHHFIGILLRNIRHALTSSGITCRYETPRGRILIHTDDPDRTADIVSKIFGIVDVSVCYITGSRFEDISGGAVRLAQKHLHPGKTFAVRAKRQHKTGPDSQELGARIGSEIFEAIPGLTVDLGTPDYEVFVEVRDFGGLVYDARIKGPGGLPWGTQGRALVLLSSGIDSPVASWLMMKRGCEITHLYLDAGRWAGADVTDAAIDNHRKLSLWCPGNPLPMVIAKNEQLFDEMSRLKVPPRYRCVICKRFMQRVAAELMAKEGAQAIVTGENLGQVASQTLANLSVISDAVTVPVLRPLITYDKEETITLARRIGTFDAKPGDLACRAVPKMPATAAVVEDVRDYEQQLEIGKLVKQACSDLRFVTALNGSIPG